A region of Moorena producens PAL-8-15-08-1 DNA encodes the following proteins:
- a CDS encoding GTPase, G3E family protein yields the protein MIIAVASPTGGGKTHWIGQQIAQTNKPVGYFSPKTDSVPIDAIYLQSEYPQLKIYQTGEEAELDKTITYLEIPWYLDLAGIEPLLQTFNAHRVAIIPGDTDSTELNTWADEVIPGNNITKPTTALQIHRGVLTGEILDFDSLATFWLELTQGAYGEVARVKGLFDLMDGQIYYGDFILGESELAFTPLKLPRWLNGKPDRFSGFEIVGSNLDKAEIVQTVQDCCLPESAINYYQQQVKESLESEPEESEPEVEVV from the coding sequence ATGATTATTGCTGTCGCCAGTCCGACCGGTGGCGGTAAAACCCACTGGATTGGTCAACAAATAGCCCAAACCAATAAACCTGTAGGTTATTTCAGTCCTAAAACCGATTCCGTACCCATTGATGCAATATATCTCCAAAGTGAATACCCTCAACTAAAAATTTATCAGACCGGGGAAGAAGCGGAATTAGACAAAACCATTACTTATCTAGAGATTCCCTGGTATTTGGATTTAGCCGGAATTGAACCTTTACTGCAAACTTTTAACGCCCATCGAGTAGCCATAATCCCCGGCGATACAGATAGTACAGAGTTAAATACTTGGGCGGATGAAGTTATTCCAGGAAATAACATCACTAAGCCAACCACAGCTTTGCAGATTCATCGGGGGGTTTTGACGGGGGAAATTTTAGATTTTGATAGTTTAGCTACTTTTTGGCTGGAACTTACTCAAGGTGCTTACGGTGAGGTAGCTCGGGTAAAAGGACTTTTCGACCTAATGGATGGACAAATTTATTATGGTGACTTCATACTAGGGGAATCCGAATTAGCATTTACACCTTTAAAATTACCCCGTTGGTTAAATGGTAAACCAGATCGTTTTAGTGGTTTTGAAATAGTAGGTAGTAATTTAGATAAAGCTGAAATTGTTCAAACTGTCCAAGATTGCTGTCTTCCAGAATCGGCAATTAATTATTACC
- the folE gene encoding GTP cyclohydrolase I FolE: protein MTLGKSEPNQIDIIDRKLPKLNTTQQPLVSEEEMRQAVRTLLLGLGEDPDREGLKDTPKRVVKALKFLTSGYHQSLDELLNGAVFHEKTNEMVLVRDIDLFSSCEHHILPILGHAHVAYIPDGKVIGLSKIARICEMYGRRLQVQERLTAQIADALQGLLKPKGVAVVVEASHMCMVMRGVQKPGSWTATSAVRGVFADDPKTRQEFMSLIHYKPSMH from the coding sequence ATGACCTTAGGTAAGTCCGAACCCAACCAGATTGATATAATTGATCGCAAATTACCAAAACTAAATACCACCCAACAACCTCTCGTTTCTGAAGAAGAGATGCGGCAAGCGGTACGGACTTTACTGTTAGGATTGGGAGAAGACCCAGACCGCGAAGGCTTGAAAGATACTCCTAAAAGAGTGGTCAAAGCCTTAAAATTTCTGACTTCTGGCTATCATCAATCTTTAGACGAACTCCTCAACGGTGCAGTATTTCACGAAAAGACCAATGAAATGGTCTTAGTTCGCGACATTGACCTATTTAGCTCCTGCGAACACCATATCTTACCTATTCTCGGTCACGCTCACGTCGCTTATATTCCCGACGGTAAGGTAATCGGACTGTCAAAAATTGCTCGTATTTGTGAAATGTACGGACGACGTTTGCAGGTACAGGAAAGATTAACTGCCCAAATTGCCGATGCCCTTCAAGGATTATTAAAACCAAAAGGGGTGGCGGTAGTAGTGGAAGCAAGCCATATGTGTATGGTAATGCGAGGAGTCCAAAAACCAGGTTCTTGGACTGCCACTAGTGCGGTTAGAGGTGTATTTGCAGATGATCCAAAAACCCGTCAGGAGTTTATGAGTTTAATTCACTACAAACCTTCAATGCATTAA